A genomic segment from uncultured Methanobrevibacter sp. encodes:
- a CDS encoding right-handed parallel beta-helix repeat-containing protein, which yields MDKLKTRVLFISLIILALVSISAVAAADSVNDDIISANQEDFDLSEETNDVEQLGANAIDDTDSNELLTAGEPGSFTELQALIDNAGDGDVIELDKDYVMSNDEKPLFINKTLTIDGKGFKLDANHLNATLVAMSKISLKDIVFINGNCTEEFSIGGYYARGTVNVIRGSDGSTIDNCTFKDNAALMGGGVYWTSKEGTITNTRFENNVAMRADSGSSSSTTSQGGAIYWSGANGKIDNCNFTKNSASYSGGAIYYQSANNQSIENSYFYQNVDNRYGEGAGGGAIYFSYSSNARIVNSNFTENSVKGSGGAIYIDKNSKNQSIKDSSFTKNNAEGLSSNSPGAPTQSYGGGAIFWRSTNGTLENVNFTENFANVGGAVYYTKDASNQSITDSLFSKNSANQNGATGISSYPIGGGGIYGLSSNVTIEKSNFTENWANASGGAIFFSSAQNLSISDASFTGNEANSTGAYTGGGAICYSSCKYGSIENVNFTDNYARQYGGAVHFYKGNNQSIVDSSFSSNVANSSGGAVCYYTSTNGSIENVNFTENSAKTSGGAIYYTNNAHNQSIVDSSFSNNIANSSGGAIYYSSSNYGSIENSNFTENSANSTGGAIYYSSSNNATIKNVNFTDNVAKTNGGAIYTTKSINMSIADSSFSKNNASSGGAIYSTGSNSSLEKVNFIDNLAKTNGGAIYLTTTNQSIAGSTFNGNNATNGSAIYHNSGSLNISSTELLENQAKAASLTASAKVEGFDATISTVFKGNDNLLNSIYTKAYANVRLTDVSYWGAEDKMNTGASEVTPVASADESEDGTLVYKDDREAGINITVTITDANGNFIKNVTGKTDIYGNINLTNLGLVPGKYKAKAIHLEDDYYTEIASKVMSFEIPKANSTVNGTNVTKVYGETIEVTVASENATAVIYNITDDSTGEVVVVNTQVPANGTVTIPTLDVGKYTVHYLTVVDDVYYNTATNTSKITVTPASSSVSAEDVTKVYDEPIEVAVSSVNATSVTYKITGCDL from the coding sequence ATGGATAAGTTGAAAACTCGTGTTTTGTTTATATCATTGATTATTTTAGCATTAGTTTCTATCAGTGCTGTTGCAGCTGCTGATAGTGTTAATGATGATATAATCAGTGCAAATCAAGAAGATTTTGATTTATCTGAAGAGACAAACGATGTTGAACAGTTAGGTGCTAACGCTATAGATGATACTGATTCTAATGAGCTATTGACTGCTGGAGAACCTGGAAGCTTTACAGAGTTGCAAGCATTAATTGATAATGCTGGTGATGGAGATGTTATAGAATTGGACAAAGATTATGTAATGTCAAATGATGAAAAACCTCTTTTCATCAATAAGACTTTAACAATAGATGGTAAAGGTTTTAAACTCGATGCAAATCATTTGAATGCAACATTAGTTGCTATGTCCAAGATTTCTTTGAAAGATATTGTTTTCATAAATGGTAATTGTACCGAAGAGTTTTCTATAGGTGGTTATTATGCTAGAGGTACCGTAAATGTCATTCGTGGAAGTGATGGTTCTACTATTGACAATTGTACCTTTAAAGACAATGCTGCTCTTATGGGTGGTGGTGTCTATTGGACTAGTAAGGAAGGTACAATTACAAATACTAGATTTGAAAATAACGTTGCAATGCGTGCCGATTCTGGTTCATCTTCAAGTACAACTTCTCAAGGTGGAGCAATTTATTGGAGTGGTGCTAATGGAAAAATTGATAATTGTAACTTTACTAAGAATTCTGCCAGTTATTCTGGTGGTGCAATCTATTATCAAAGTGCCAATAATCAGTCCATTGAAAATTCATATTTCTATCAAAACGTGGATAACAGATATGGAGAAGGCGCTGGTGGTGGTGCAATCTATTTCTCATACTCTAGTAATGCCCGTATTGTGAACAGTAACTTTACTGAGAATTCAGTTAAAGGTTCTGGTGGTGCAATTTATATTGATAAAAATAGTAAAAATCAGTCAATTAAGGATTCATCTTTCACTAAGAACAATGCTGAAGGTCTTAGTAGTAATTCCCCAGGTGCTCCTACACAATCTTATGGTGGTGGAGCAATTTTCTGGAGAAGTACTAACGGTACACTTGAGAATGTGAATTTCACTGAGAATTTCGCTAATGTTGGTGGAGCAGTTTATTATACTAAAGATGCTAGTAATCAGTCAATAACTGATTCATTATTCTCTAAAAATAGTGCTAATCAAAATGGTGCTACTGGTATTTCATCATACCCTATTGGTGGTGGAGGAATTTATGGTCTTAGTTCTAATGTAACTATTGAAAAAAGCAATTTCACTGAGAATTGGGCTAATGCTTCAGGTGGAGCAATCTTTTTCTCATCTGCTCAAAATCTCTCCATTAGTGATGCATCATTTACTGGAAACGAAGCAAATTCAACTGGTGCTTATACTGGTGGTGGAGCAATATGTTATTCATCATGTAAATATGGCAGTATTGAGAATGTGAATTTCACTGATAATTATGCAAGACAATATGGTGGTGCAGTACACTTTTATAAAGGTAATAATCAGTCTATTGTTGATTCATCTTTCTCAAGTAATGTAGCTAATAGTTCTGGTGGAGCAGTCTGTTATTACACATCTACTAATGGTAGTATTGAGAATGTGAACTTTACTGAGAATTCTGCTAAGACTTCTGGTGGAGCAATTTACTATACTAATAATGCTCATAATCAGTCTATTGTTGATTCATCTTTCTCTAATAATATAGCTAATAGTTCTGGTGGAGCTATTTATTATTCTTCATCTAATTATGGAAGTATTGAGAATAGTAACTTTACTGAGAATTCTGCTAATTCTACTGGTGGTGCTATTTATTATTCTTCATCTAATAATGCCACTATTAAGAATGTGAATTTCACTGATAATGTTGCTAAGACTAATGGTGGAGCAATCTACACCACTAAATCTATTAATATGTCAATTGCTGATTCATCTTTCTCTAAAAACAATGCTAGTTCTGGTGGAGCAATCTATTCTACAGGATCTAATTCTAGCCTTGAGAAAGTGAACTTCATTGATAACCTTGCTAAGACTAATGGTGGTGCAATTTATCTCACAACAACTAATCAGTCAATTGCAGGGTCTACATTTAATGGTAACAATGCAACTAATGGAAGTGCTATTTATCATAACAGCGGTTCTTTAAATATTTCAAGTACTGAATTATTAGAAAACCAAGCTAAAGCAGCTTCCCTTACTGCAAGTGCTAAAGTGGAAGGCTTTGATGCAACAATCAGCACTGTATTTAAAGGTAATGATAATCTTTTAAATTCTATTTATACCAAAGCTTATGCAAATGTTAGATTAACTGATGTTAGCTATTGGGGTGCTGAAGATAAAATGAACACTGGTGCTTCTGAAGTAACTCCAGTGGCTTCTGCTGATGAAAGTGAAGATGGAACACTTGTTTACAAAGATGATCGTGAAGCTGGAATAAATATTACAGTAACTATCACTGACGCTAATGGTAATTTTATTAAAAATGTCACTGGCAAAACTGATATTTATGGAAATATTAATCTTACCAATCTTGGATTAGTCCCAGGAAAATACAAAGCTAAAGCAATTCATTTAGAAGATGATTATTACACTGAAATTGCTTCTAAGGTAATGTCATTTGAAATTCCTAAAGCTAATTCCACTGTAAATGGTACTAATGTCACTAAAGTATATGGTGAAACTATAGAGGTAACCGTTGCTAGTGAGAATGCTACTGCTGTAATCTATAACATTACTGATGATAGTACTGGTGAAGTGGTAGTTGTGAACACTCAAGTGCCTGCTAATGGTACTGTTACAATTCCTACTTTAGATGTTGGTAAGTATACTGTTCATTATCTAACTGTTGTTGACGATGTTTATTATAACACTGCTACTAATACCTCTAAGATTACTGTGACTCCTGCGTCTTCTAGTGTTAGTGCTGAGGATGTTACTAAGGTTTATGATGAACCTATTGAGGTTGCGGTTTCTAGTGTGAATGCTACTAGTGTGACTTATAAGATTACTGGTTGTGACTTATAA
- the argJ gene encoding bifunctional ornithine acetyltransferase/N-acetylglutamate synthase, which produces MSNIKVIEGGICAVEGVRAAGSREGKYGLTIIESKDSVASAVFTSNKVVAAPIIHTKEMIKGGKISLVVVNSGNANCFTGEAGIADCDRTIEFASGITGIPSSEIATASTGVIGRKMPMDIILPLVEESISKLDHSAESSTDAAKSIMTTDTYHKEFAVETEIDGEKVTIGGITKGVGMIAPNMGTMLCFLATDAVISSEMINKALKSAVNRSFNMIVVDGDQSTNDTAILMANGKSGVEVAKDGEINEDFQEALDFICISLAKMMARDGEGATKFIECKVNGAKDENDAILASKSVISSSLVKSAIFGGDPNWGRIVAAVGYSGCEMNQDMISVSVNSDDGKEAILVDKGKILAFDGTEELNSAEEIMQEKTVNIVVDLYQGDASATAWGCDLTYDYVKINAEYTT; this is translated from the coding sequence ATGTCTAACATTAAAGTTATTGAAGGAGGAATCTGTGCTGTTGAAGGTGTTCGGGCAGCAGGAAGTCGTGAAGGCAAATATGGCCTTACAATTATTGAATCTAAGGACAGTGTTGCTTCAGCTGTTTTCACATCAAATAAGGTTGTAGCTGCACCTATTATCCATACTAAGGAAATGATTAAAGGCGGTAAAATATCATTGGTTGTTGTAAACAGTGGAAATGCAAACTGCTTTACAGGTGAGGCAGGTATAGCTGATTGCGATAGGACCATTGAATTTGCATCAGGCATCACTGGCATTCCATCAAGTGAAATAGCTACTGCATCAACTGGAGTAATCGGCAGGAAAATGCCTATGGACATTATTTTGCCCTTGGTTGAAGAGTCAATTTCCAAATTGGACCACAGTGCTGAAAGCTCAACTGATGCTGCAAAGTCCATAATGACCACTGACACTTATCATAAGGAGTTTGCTGTAGAGACTGAAATTGATGGTGAAAAGGTAACCATCGGAGGTATCACTAAAGGTGTGGGAATGATTGCACCTAACATGGGAACCATGCTATGCTTCTTGGCAACTGATGCTGTAATCTCCTCTGAAATGATTAATAAGGCATTGAAATCTGCTGTAAACAGAAGTTTCAACATGATTGTCGTTGATGGAGACCAAAGTACAAATGACACTGCAATATTGATGGCTAATGGAAAGTCTGGTGTTGAAGTGGCTAAAGATGGTGAAATCAATGAGGATTTCCAGGAAGCCTTGGATTTCATTTGCATAAGCTTAGCTAAAATGATGGCTCGTGACGGTGAAGGGGCAACCAAATTCATTGAATGTAAGGTCAATGGTGCTAAGGATGAGAATGATGCTATTTTAGCTTCAAAATCTGTCATCAGCTCTTCCCTTGTAAAATCAGCTATCTTTGGTGGAGACCCTAACTGGGGAAGAATCGTAGCAGCTGTAGGATATTCCGGCTGTGAAATGAATCAGGATATGATTTCAGTTTCTGTAAATTCCGATGATGGAAAGGAAGCCATTTTAGTTGATAAAGGTAAAATCCTTGCATTTGACGGAACTGAAGAGCTTAATTCAGCAGAAGAGATCATGCAGGAAAAGACAGTTAATATAGTCGTTGATTTGTATCAAGGTGATGCAAGTGCAACCGCTTGGGGTTGTGATCTCACCTATGATTATGTAAAGATCAATGCTGAGTATACAACTTAA